A single region of the Brassica rapa cultivar Chiifu-401-42 chromosome A03, CAAS_Brap_v3.01, whole genome shotgun sequence genome encodes:
- the LOC103856609 gene encoding UDP-galactose/UDP-glucose transporter 5B: MAETETVNGVKESKLWKGVFAVSGIMSTLVIYGVLQEKIMRVPYGLNKEFFKYSLFLVFCNRLTTSAVSAGALLASKKVLDPVAPVYKYCLISVTNILTTTCQYEALKYVSFPVQTLAKCAKMIPVMVWGTLIMQKKYKGFDYFVAFLVTLGCSVFILFPAGDDISPYNKGRENTVWGVSLMAGYLGFDGFTSTFQDKLFKGYNMEIHNQIFYTTLCSCVLSFTGLVLQGHLLLAVDFVSRHRDCLLDIALLSTVATASQFFISYTIRTFGALTFAAIMTTRQLASIMLSCIWFSHPLSWEQCIGSVIVFGSLYAKNLLNNNKKSQTQPPPPPELPQYGKPESSSS, from the exons ATGGCTGAGACGGAAACAGTAAACGGAGTGAAGGAGAGCAAATTATGGAAAGGTGTATTCGCTGTCTCCGGCATTATGTCTACTCTTGTCATCTACGGTGTTCTTCAG GAGAAGATAATGAGAGTTCCTTATGGATTGAACAAAGAGTTCTTTAAGTACTCTCTGTTTCTTGTTTTCTGCAATCGCCTCACTACTTCAGCTGTCTCTGCTGGTGCTTTACTG GCAAGCAAGAAAGTTTTGGATCCTGTAGCTCCGGTTTACAAGTATTGCCTTATCTCAGTGACTAACATATTAACTACAACATGTCAGTATGAG GCTCTCAAGTATGTGAGCTTCCCTGTCCAAACTCTTGCAAAATGTGCCAAAATGATACCAGTAATG GTATGGGGAACTCTCATCATGCAGAAAAAGTACAAGGGGTTTGACTATTTTGTGGCTTTTTTGGTGACCCTTGGCTGTTCTGTCTTTATTCTTTTCCCG GCAGGAGATGATATCAGTCCGTACAATAAGGGAAGGGAGAATACTGTTTGGGGTGTTTCCCTAATGGCTGGTTATCTTGG GTTTGATGGGTTTACAAGCACATTTCAAGACAAACTGTTCAAAGGATATAATATGGAGATACATAACCAAATATTCTACACAACACTTTGTTCTTGTGTTCTCAGTTTCACTG GACTTGTATTGCAAGGCCATTTGCTACTAGCTGTAGATTTTGTTTCTCGCCATAGAGATTGTCTACTCGACATCGCTCTGCTTTCCACT GTTGCAACAGCGAGCCAGTTCTTCATTTCTTACACCATTAGGACATTTGGTGCTCTAACGTTCGCTGCTATCATGACAACAAGACAG CTTGCAAGCATCATGCTCTCATGCATTTGGTTCTCTCATCCGCTTAGCTGGGAGCAATGTATTGGATCG GTCATTGTTTTCGGGTCTTTATACGCCAAAAACTTactgaacaacaacaaaaaatcacaaactcaaCCGCCGCCACCTCCAGAGCTTCCGCAGTATGGAAAACCTGAGAGCTC ctcgtCTTGA
- the LOC103856610 gene encoding exocyst complex component EXO70H1 codes for MSYLLPRLTSEHFPSSYLYVHIYIRQPFIAHLHNNTIFLYIYHPPIVSAILLQLHYKQTINFSLFSKKQSIFFTEETKRQENQIKQQTKQSFEIMGKHLFRSSPPPEKQPAHQTLAESAVQECISKINTVISKWTSPSPSSDAHLFSTNSRREAEEFAEAVRHLHITMHRLAAVNPSSEKLVYAQNLMQSAMNLLESEFHRVLKENRQYLDPECVSVRSYRSSRFASTPTSVSDSEDETFYEENAAEEHRFSGGDSDAMDDLKMIADCMISTGYAKECVKVYKTVRRSIVDETLHGLAVERFTLHQVQKMDWDTLESKIRTWLPAVKLAVRSLFFGERLLADHVFSSSLNIVESSFTDITQEGALTLFTFPENAAKIKKLSPEKMFRFLDMYESLASLFVEIESIFFFDSAAAVRAQVINSLAKLGDAARLMMTDFETAIQKETSRTPVVGGGVHPLTRYVMNYLSFLADYDESIAVIFENWQMTSPPESFAGEEARPEELYSSPVSVRIAWVILLTLCKIDGKAQPYKDVALSYLFLANNLQYVVVKVRSSPGLKVLLGEDWVVRHEGKVKQYAEKFEKLAWGKVVTSLPENAKEEIAPEEARELFGRFNDEFEAAYRKQMSWVVPDPKLRDWIKISLSGKLVPVCAEFCEVNRFGLGGDGFNVRYTPEDIGNYLSDLYFGSRGSGSASTKGSGSGSGTGSSTTVKSRGGRSH; via the coding sequence ATGTCGTATCTGTTGCCGCGTTTGACTAGTGAACACTTTCCCTCCTCATATCTATACGTACATATATACATCCGCCAACCTTTCATTGCACATCTacataataatactatatttctatatatataccatCCTCCTATCGTATCTGCTATTCTGCTTCAACTTCATTACAAACAAACCATAAACTTCTCCCTTTTTAGTAAAaaacaaagtattttttttacagaagaaacaaagaggcaagaaaaccaaataaagcAACAAACAAAACAGAGTTTTGAGATTATGGGGAAACACTTGTTCCGATCATCTCCTCCACCGGAGAAACAACCAGCTCACCAAACACTCGCCGAGTCAGCTGTACAAGAGTGTATCAGCAAAATCAACACAGTCATATCCAAATggacttctccttctccttcttccgACGCACACCTCTTCTCCACCAACAGTCGTCGCGAAGCAGAGGAGTTCGCTGAAGCCGTCAGGCATCTACACATCACGATGCACCGTTTAGCCGCCGTCAACCCCTCATCTGAAAAGCTAGTCTACGCTCAGAACCTAATGCAGTCAGCTATGAACCTTCTCGAATCAGAATTCCACCGCGTGCTGAAGGAGAACCGACAGTATCTAGACCCTGAATGCGTCTCAGTCCGATCCTACAGATCGTCTAGATTCGCATCGACACCAACCAGCGTCTCCGACTCCGAAGACGAAACCTTCTACGAAGAGAACGCTGCAGAAGAACATAGATTCTCCGGGGGAGATTCCGACGCAATGGACGATCTCAAGATGATTGCTGACTGCATGATCTCAACCGGATACGCCAAAGAATGCGTTAAAGTCTACAAAACAGTACGGAGATCGATCGTGGACGAGACGCTCCACGGCTTAGCGGTGGAGAGATTCACTCTCCACCAGGTTCAAAAAATGGACTGGGACACTCTCGAGTCCAAGATCAGGACCTGGCTGCCAGCTGTCAAGCTAGCCGTTAGGTCCCTCTTTTTCGGAGAGAGGCTTCTCGCCGATCACGTCTTCTCCTCCTCCCTCAACATAGTCGAGTCCTCCTTCACCGACATCACTCAAGAAGGAGCCTTAACGCTCTTCACCTTCCCGGAGAACGCGGCCAAGATCAAGAAACTCTCGCCGGAGAAAATGTTCCGGTTCCTCGACATGTACGAGTCCCTCGCGAGCCTCTTCGTCGAGATCGagtccatcttcttcttcgacTCGGCCGCCGCCGTCAGAGCTCAGGTGATCAACTCGCTGGCGAAACTCGGCGACGCGGCGAGGCTCATGATGACGGATTTCGAAACGGCGATTCAGAAGGAAACCTCCAGAACGCCGGTCGTCGGCGGCGGCGTTCACCCTCTCACGCGCTACGTCATGAACTATCTCTCCTTCCTCGCGGACTACGACGAGTCCATCGCCGTGATCTTCGAGAACTGGCAGATGACCTCGCCGCCGGAGTCTTTCGCCGGAGAAGAAGCTCGTCCGGAGGAGCTGTACTCGTCTCCGGTGTCGGTACGTATCGCGTGGGTGATCCTCCTGACTCTTTGTAAGATCGACGGCAAAGCTCAGCCGTATAAAGACGTGGCGCTGTCTTACCTCTTCCTCGCGAACAATCTCCAATACGTCGTCGTTAAGGTGCGTTCGTCGCCTGGCTTGAAGGTTCTTCTCGGGGAGGATTGGGTGGTGAGGCACGAGGGGAAGGTGAAGCAGTACGCGGAGAAGTTCGAGAAGCTCGCGTGGGGGAAAGTGGTAACGTCGTTACCGGAAAATGCTAAGGAGGAGATTGCGCCGGAGGAGGCTAGAGAGCTGTTCGGTAGGTTTAACGACGAGTTCGAGGCGGCGTACCGGAAACAGATGTCGTGGGTGGTGCCCGACCCGAAACTTAGGGACTGGATCAAAATCTCGTTGAGTGGGAAGCTCGTGCCGGTTTGTGCCGAGTTTTGCGAGGTGAACCGGTTCGGTTTGGGAGGAGATGGGTTTAATGTCAGGTATACCCCTGAAGATATTGGAAACTACTTGTCGGATCTTTACTTTGGAAGTAGAGGGTCAGGGAGTGCGTCGACAAAAGGCTCAGGTTCCGGATCCGGAACCGGTTCGTCGACTACGGTTAAATCTCGTGGAGGACGTAGCCATTGA
- the LOC103856611 gene encoding 18.1 kDa class I heat shock protein, with translation MSLVPSLFGGRRSNVFDPFSLDAWDPFEGFFTPSALANASGSTARDIAAFTNARVDWKETPEAHVFKADLPGLKKEEVKVEVEDKNILQISGERSKENEEKNDKWHRVERASGKFMRRFKLPENAKMEEVKATMENGVLTVMVPKAPEKKPEVKSIDISG, from the coding sequence ATGTCTCTAGTTCCAAGCCTTTTCGGAGGACGCAGGTCAAACGTTTTCGATCCGTTCTCACTAGACGCATGGGATCCATTCGAGGGCTTCTTCACTCCTTCCGCGTTAGCAAACGCTTCCGGCTCAACCGCTCGTGACATTGCAGCGTTTACGAACGCGAGAGTGGACTGGAAGGAGACGCCCGAGGCACACGTGTTCAAAGCTGATTTGCCAGGGCTGAAGAAAGAAGAGGTGAAGGTTGAGGTTGAAGACAAGAACATACTTCAGATAAGCGGAGAGAGGAGCAAGGAGAACGAAGAGAAGAACGACAAGTGGCACCGCGTGGAGAGGGCAAGCGGGAAGTTCATGAGGAGGTTTAAGTTGCCGGAGAATGCGAAGATGGAGGAGGTGAAGGCGACAATGGAGAACGGTGTGCTAACGGTTATGGTGCCGAAAGCGCCTGAGAAGAAGCCTGAAGTTAAGTCTATTGATATCTCTGGCTAA